GGAAGCGGGAGAAACGACgcagcgggacgagctgaaggatcGATCGAAGGTTGTGCAGATGTGCGGATCTGTTGCTAATCACGAGTCGACTGATGGTTAGCACAGTCCTTATAATAATGAAATACATGGGTTTGgtctattttgtttggttttcgtTCCATGCCGACAATTCCAGCTTTCATCTTCCAAAGCAAACAAGACGACTTTTGCAAGCGGAGAGAACGTGTTTCGGGGACTATCCCCGCACGTGTGTCATCACTTCTACCTCGAGAACAAGCTGAGACGTGGCATCCCGGACGCGTCCAGTAGCTGCACACGTCCGGCCTCTCTTTAATGGGGAGTCACTAGTCACCGGCTCCCGCCGGCCAGCCCACTCATGCCCGCACACGTAGTGCCTCCGGCGATCATATCCCCTCGCCGCAGACGGCTTATAAATTGGGCCTCGTGCTGCACCTGCTTCCACAACCACAAGGTGCAGCTAAGTGATCAAGTGAGCAAGACAACACACCAGATTTCTAAGGGAATCAAGATCAGCATCTGTGCAAGATGGAGCACGGCCAGGCGACTAACCGCGTCGACGAGTACGGCAACCCGGTGGCCGGACATGGCGTCGGCACCGGCATGGGGGCGCACGGCGGCGTGGGCACCGGCGCGGCCGCTGGTGGGCATTTCCAGCCCACGAGGGAGGAGCACAAGGCCGGAGGGATCCTGCAGCGCTCCGGCAGCTCTAGTAGCTCCAGCTCGGTGCGTGTACATACACTTCTTGCTTGTTGCTAACACTAGTTGTAATTTGCATTTTCCCGTTTAAATGCATCAACGACTGAATTTTCTCGTTCGTCGTGATAGTCTGAGGATGATGGCatgggcgggaggaggaagaagggcatcaAGGGGAAGATCAAGGAGAAGCTCCCCGGTGGCCATGGCGACCAGCAACAGACCGCTGGCACCTATGGGCAGCAGGGTCACACCGGAATGACCGGCACCGGGGCGCATGGTACAGCAGCCACTGGCGGCACCTACGGGCAGCAAGGACACACCGGAGTGACCGGCACGGGGACGCACGGCACCGACGGCACTGGCGAAAAGAAGGGCATCATGGACAAGATCAAGGAGAAGCTGCCCGGACAGCACTGAGCGCGGCCCGCGGCAGCTACTTGAGAGTTGGGGTGCCGAGCTGGCCACCTTTGCAGAATAATAAGATGGAGATACAGTAGAACTTCCCGAAATAAAGTGAGCTAGCTCACTCGTAATATCCGAGTTCTGAGTTTAGTGGACTTGAATTTGGGTTGCTTGCTTGTATTTGTATGTACCCGGGACGTTTTGCACTCTGTACTTCGATGTGTGATTTTTTTTTGGTTGCATTGTGTATTTATTATATGGGGATATACTGCATTATATTTTGGTCTTTACTTGAGCTttctatgttattgcatttttcgAAATTTTGTGAGACATATTGTACATTGCATGGTAAAATGTTTTAAGAGAATTTGGAGCATTCTAGGCAATTGTTGAAATTTTTTGGAAGTATCAAAAAATAAGGCACACCAAAAATACACATACAGATCTTGATTTTACTAACTCGGAGGATGTTGCATGCGCCGTGGATCATAAATGAACGGCACTGTCGGAGATCAACAAAACAGAGTGCATAGCCACCAAAGAAAAATCCCCACCGCCGAAAGTTTTCCTCTATGCTCGAGCTCACATGCACACTGATGAATAGTAAAATATGAATAaatttaaaaaattctgaatttttttacacgCTGATGAATGTTTTACCTACATGCAAAAATTCGTAATGCAATGATATTTGTGGAGGTCAGGGTTATAAAAATAAAATCAATGCTCTAAACTTAGTCTTTCTGGAGCATTTGATTTTTTTACCAGACCCTAATGAAAGTGATTTCATCACGAAAAATTGCACGCATGTTTATTAAAAAGGGGCAGAGTTTTtacatttttttttattttactgtttatACAGGTGCATATAAGCTCGAGATTAGAAGCTCCATGTCCACCCACCACTTAATTCATTCATACACAAACTTTTATTTTAATACGCACAAATGTGCTACTTTATACTCTCCCgtctcaaaataaatgtctcaactttgtactagtttTGATACAAAATTGTATtaaggttaagacacttattttggaacagagtgggtattaaaaaaaagagaggggataaaCAGCCCCTTCACGATGAGATTACATAGTTCTTACATACACTCAACTCCACGTCTAACTCAATCCAtcgctaagggcatctccagccgttggcctcccATGAGGGGCAAAATATCGCCCCTGGGaacgcaccggcgctaaaccgcgcactgggggcgtgtTGCCCCCCAGTCACGGCGCCCATGGGTAGTCAAAGAAGTCCAAAACGACTCAATTTTAACACAAACGGCGGTGAGTTCAAACTTAAATTTAAACATATTTCGtccaaacttaaacatattttacaaaaaagaaagaaactaccgcgggctacccccgccgtctccctcgccgcccgcctcgtcgcacgcccacgcggttctacatgccgaggaggctgtagaaccgcgtgtagtcaccgtcgtcatcgccgtc
Above is a window of Triticum aestivum cultivar Chinese Spring chromosome 6B, IWGSC CS RefSeq v2.1, whole genome shotgun sequence DNA encoding:
- the LOC123138920 gene encoding dehydrin DHN3-like encodes the protein MEHGQATNRVDEYGNPVAGHGVGTGMGAHGGVGTGAAAGGHFQPTREEHKAGGILQRSGSSSSSSSSEDDGMGGRRKKGIKGKIKEKLPGGHGDQQQTAGTYGQQGHTGMTGTGAHGTAATGGTYGQQGHTGVTGTGTHGTDGTGEKKGIMDKIKEKLPGQH